A window from Malassezia japonica chromosome 1, complete sequence encodes these proteins:
- the ADK1 gene encoding adenylate kinase (EggNog:ENOG503NV5B; COG:F) — protein MTEQTSELSYLKSLVAELNKKIASLEGDAGKTAEGVRMVLVGPPGAGKGTQAPKILERFQNLVCHLATGDLLRAQVSQGTELGKEAKKIMDKGALVSDEIMVNMIKDQLENNKQCQKGFILDGFPRTTPQAEKLDQMLQERKQKLDHVVELQIPDSLLISRILGRLVHPASGRSYHTEFNPPKKPMTDDVTGEPLEHRSDDNEATLSKRLGTYHQQTTAVTDYYKKHGIWSPVDATASPSTVWQSISAIFDGKSA, from the coding sequence ATGACTGAACAGACGAGTGAGCTGAGCTACCTGAAGTCGCTTGTTGCCGAGCTGAACAAGAAGATTGCAAGCCTCGAGGGCGATGCCGGCAAGACTGCCGAGGGTGTGCGCATGGTGCTTGTGGGCCCCCCCGGTGCCGGCAAGGGCACGCAGGCCCCCAAGATCCTCGAGCGTTTCCAGAACCTCGTGTGTCACCTTGCGACTGGTGACCTGCTCCGTGCGCAGGTGAGCCAAGGtaccgagctcggcaaggaggcCAAGAAGATCATGGACAAGGGTGCGCTTGTCAGCGACGAGATCATGGTCAACATGATCAAGGACCAGCTGGAGAACAACAAGCAGTGCCAAAAGGGTTTCATCCTCGACGGTTTCCCCCGCACCACCCCCCAGGCCGAGAAGCTTGACCAGATGCTCCAAGAGCGCAAGCAGAAGCTCGACCACGTCGTGGAGCTCCAGATCCCCGACTCGCTGCTCATCAGCCGCatcctcggccgcctggtCCACCCCGCCTCGGGCCGCAGCTACCACACCGAGTTCAACCCCCCCAAGAAGCCCATGACCGACGACGTGACCGGTGAGCCTCTTGAGCACCGCTCGGACGACAacgaggcgacgctcaGCAAGCGTCTCGGCACCTACCACCAGCAGACCACCGCGGTGACCGACTACTACAAGAAGCACGGCATCTGGTCGCCCGTCGacgcgaccgcctcgcccaGCACGGTGTGGCAGTCGATCAGTGCCATTTTTGACGGCAAGAGCGCCTAA